A section of the Streptomyces xinghaiensis S187 genome encodes:
- a CDS encoding DUF2000 domain-containing protein: MTHEHTPVRFDTKIAVLLRDDLESWQRLNVTAFLVSGLGSELPEVIGEPYADADGTPYLPMFRQPVLVFEGTKEILTAAHGRALSRSLPRSVFTSDLFATGHDRDNRAAVRAVPRDRLDLVGLAVHGPRNAVDKVLKGARMHP; the protein is encoded by the coding sequence ATGACACACGAGCACACCCCCGTACGGTTCGACACCAAGATCGCCGTGCTGCTGCGCGACGATCTGGAGTCCTGGCAGCGGCTGAACGTCACCGCGTTCCTGGTCAGCGGGCTCGGTTCGGAGCTGCCCGAGGTGATCGGCGAACCGTACGCCGACGCCGACGGCACGCCCTATTTGCCCATGTTCCGCCAGCCCGTCCTGGTGTTCGAGGGGACGAAGGAGATCCTGACCGCCGCCCACGGCCGCGCCCTGTCCCGCTCGCTTCCCCGGTCGGTGTTCACCTCGGACCTCTTCGCCACCGGCCACGACCGGGACAACCGCGCCGCGGTGCGGGCCGTGCCGCGGGACCGGCTGGACCTGGTGGGTCTGGCCGTGCACGGGCCGCGCAACGCGGTCGACAAGGTGCTCAAGGGCGCCCGTATGCATCCCTGA
- a CDS encoding helix-turn-helix domain-containing protein, which translates to MVARPEISAWRPRVPGVAEVLHAHFTEHAYPMHVHDVWTLLIVDDGAVRYDLNRREHGTPHDTVSLLPPQVPHNGSSATAHGFRKRVLYLDLTQLDEGFIGPAADSPDLADPLLRRRVGRLHTALARRGDELEAESRLALVADRLRGHLRPRLAAHPPNAGRGVAHTLRELLDERLTDGVSLDEAAKLVHAHPTHLVRAFTAAFGIAPHQYLMTRRVERARRLLLDGRPPAEAATASGFYDQPHLTRHFKRILGTTPGRYAPRTAGPERRRGPRPAAPGGNDTGNGPRDEG; encoded by the coding sequence GTGGTGGCACGGCCGGAGATCTCCGCGTGGCGACCGCGGGTTCCGGGCGTCGCGGAAGTCCTCCACGCCCACTTCACCGAGCACGCGTACCCGATGCACGTCCACGACGTGTGGACCCTGCTGATCGTCGACGACGGTGCCGTCCGCTACGACCTGAACCGCCGCGAGCACGGCACCCCCCACGACACGGTCTCGCTGCTCCCCCCGCAGGTGCCGCACAACGGCTCGTCCGCCACCGCGCACGGCTTCCGCAAACGGGTGCTCTACCTGGACCTGACACAGCTGGACGAGGGCTTCATCGGCCCGGCGGCGGACAGCCCCGACCTGGCCGACCCCCTGCTGCGCCGCCGCGTCGGACGACTGCACACGGCCCTGGCGCGGCGGGGCGACGAACTGGAGGCCGAGAGCCGCCTCGCCCTGGTCGCCGACCGGCTGCGCGGCCACCTGCGGCCCCGGCTCGCCGCGCACCCGCCGAACGCCGGCCGCGGCGTGGCCCACACCCTGCGGGAACTCCTCGACGAACGGCTGACCGACGGGGTGAGCCTGGACGAGGCCGCGAAGCTGGTGCACGCCCACCCCACCCACCTGGTCCGGGCGTTCACCGCCGCCTTCGGCATCGCCCCGCACCAGTACCTGATGACACGCCGCGTCGAACGCGCCCGGCGGCTGCTCCTCGACGGCCGCCCGCCCGCGGAGGCGGCGACCGCGTCCGGCTTCTACGACCAGCCGCACCTGACCCGCCACTTCAAACGCATCCTGGGCACGACGCCCGGCCGTTACGCCCCCCGAACGGCCGGCCCGGAACGACGGCGCGGGCCGAGGCCCGCGGCCCCTGGCGGCAACGACACGGGGAACGGTCCGCGGGACGAGGGCTGA
- a CDS encoding CU044_2847 family protein: MYLSVPFEDGETFVVELPEGQGSGVIRASRGEGLIEYSADTFEAGMARVRHVVEALLEPLTDLPRSPDRIRAEFGLRVTAEAGLVVANGSGDAHIALELEWSRREGGG; this comes from the coding sequence GTGTACCTGAGCGTCCCCTTCGAGGACGGCGAGACTTTCGTCGTCGAACTGCCAGAAGGGCAGGGCTCCGGAGTCATCCGGGCGAGCCGTGGTGAAGGGCTGATCGAGTACTCCGCCGACACCTTCGAAGCCGGAATGGCCCGCGTCCGCCACGTCGTCGAGGCTCTGCTGGAGCCCTTGACGGACCTCCCCAGGAGCCCCGACCGCATCCGTGCCGAGTTCGGGCTCCGTGTCACGGCCGAGGCGGGGCTTGTCGTGGCCAACGGGTCCGGTGACGCGCATATCGCGCTGGAACTGGAGTGGAGTCGCCGCGAGGGCGGCGGGTGA
- a CDS encoding trypsin-like peptidase domain-containing protein, whose protein sequence is MSSPGGSSAAWERGTARVLHDGRPVGVAFLIPGRLLLTCAHVISSIVGLPAGRPLPARLPVTVDFPLLPGRPEAAATVHFSVPVAADNSGDVAVLQLTGEAPAGAVAMRIVEADDLAGHRWRAFGFPRYPGPVGGKDAGVWTRGIVEGREGTGWWQLTCDERAGFPLAGGFSGAPVWDEEYQGVIGVVVAVEGDQRRRTGYALTVESLAREWPQLRSRLLDDSPFRELLPFTEHDSAVFHGRANETRRLLELFGEQQVPILPVLGASGVGKSSLTGAGLLAHVDQNSHLTARLPHGLRLTAEELLAWALASAGDADTRKADWHDRWSALASRLGDEHGLRTALEQTLARHDGRTRLLLVLDQFETLLADAPETARKLDAMLGVLTMRRTDGSRPAQAVVVSRIDFLPQIEQLPNLRTAWETTHVVVPPMTRDQLREAVTRPLEGHAGIRFADGLVEQLLHDTPRGAAALPMLEYTLSQLWARQERGVLTATAYQELGGVEGALVGNAERTLWEWADSSEHEALERIFIQLVRPAERLDAGEHGPDMPRVADRTQFSEHDWSLIHRLASTRLVVVTRRPNGLDTAELAHQALVESWPRLQGWVERNRDFRSWQEELRRTVRAWRERGRPRELTLDRHRIDEAKRWLAARAPEVSAEEAEFVEASIRAQQRISRRRRLVLAGFALLAALVVVASGLAALNARTSDQQRDLAATRRLISESQVKAGTDPVLAARLALAAQRIHPTADTRARLLSTLTAPSRATLTGHTSPVSSVTVSPDGDTLATGSRDRTVRLWDLRTHRRLATLTGHGRSVGSVAFSPDGKTLASGGEDRTVRLWDVRTRRWSATLPGSTSSPVVFSPGGDVLATGGEQGTVRLWDVRTRRPLATLRSHGRSSAPRVAFSPDGKTLVTGGSLERTVRLWDVRTHRQKATLKGHTGKVQSVAFSPDGKTLATGANDSTVHLWDVRTRRSSATLTGHTGSVWSVAFSPDGKTLATGGQDRTVRLWDVRARRALVYFPGHADQVNSVAFSPDGETLATGGNEAAVRLWGMRAGRPLATFTRQGEGGRSVAFSPDGRTVAAVSDERRVRLWDVRTRRRLATLTGESGSGRSMAFSPDGKTLATGSDERTVRLWDVRTRRSRAIPTGHTGGVWSAAFSPDGKILATGSHIDRTVQLWDVRTRRRLAVLSSSFGPVVFSPDGKILATASGERTVGLWDVRTRRPLGTLTGHTGRVPSIVFSPDGKTVATGSWDSTVRLWDVRTRRSLVTFEGHTDFVQSVAFAPDGSTLASGGRDATARLWDVRTHRRLATLTGHTGTVWSVALSRDGNTLATTSDDRTVRLWDVRTRRQTTTLTGHTSTVASAVFSPDGNTLATSGFDETVLWDSGMFSDLRTLIDGVCAIAGRSMTHREWRQHVPAGVEYRRICP, encoded by the coding sequence GTGAGTTCGCCGGGCGGGTCGAGCGCGGCCTGGGAGCGCGGGACGGCACGCGTACTGCACGACGGACGGCCGGTCGGTGTCGCGTTCCTGATTCCCGGTCGGTTGCTGCTGACGTGCGCCCACGTCATCTCGTCCATCGTCGGCCTCCCGGCCGGCCGGCCGCTGCCCGCGCGTCTTCCCGTGACCGTCGACTTCCCGCTGCTGCCCGGCCGTCCCGAGGCGGCGGCCACGGTGCACTTCAGTGTGCCGGTGGCCGCGGACAACAGCGGTGACGTCGCAGTGCTCCAGTTGACCGGCGAAGCCCCGGCGGGCGCCGTGGCGATGCGGATCGTGGAAGCGGACGACCTCGCCGGACACCGCTGGCGGGCCTTCGGCTTTCCGAGGTACCCGGGGCCGGTGGGCGGCAAGGACGCCGGTGTCTGGACCCGCGGCATCGTTGAAGGCCGTGAGGGAACCGGCTGGTGGCAGCTGACGTGCGACGAGCGGGCGGGTTTCCCTCTGGCCGGCGGCTTCAGCGGGGCGCCCGTGTGGGACGAGGAATACCAGGGCGTGATCGGAGTCGTCGTCGCTGTCGAAGGAGACCAGCGGCGCCGCACCGGCTACGCGCTGACCGTGGAGTCACTCGCCCGTGAGTGGCCGCAACTGCGCTCACGCCTCCTCGACGACAGCCCGTTTCGCGAACTCTTACCGTTCACCGAGCACGACAGCGCGGTGTTCCACGGACGAGCCAACGAAACGCGCCGGCTGCTCGAGCTCTTCGGGGAACAACAGGTACCGATCCTGCCGGTGCTCGGCGCCTCCGGCGTCGGCAAGTCCTCGCTGACCGGCGCCGGACTGCTGGCCCATGTCGACCAGAACAGCCACCTGACCGCCCGCCTGCCCCACGGCCTGCGGCTGACCGCCGAGGAACTGCTCGCCTGGGCCCTGGCATCCGCGGGCGACGCGGACACGAGGAAGGCCGACTGGCACGACCGCTGGTCCGCCCTGGCCTCCCGGCTGGGGGACGAGCACGGGCTGCGCACCGCGCTCGAACAGACCCTGGCCCGGCACGACGGGCGGACCAGGCTTCTGCTCGTGCTCGACCAGTTCGAGACCCTGCTCGCGGACGCGCCGGAGACCGCCCGCAAACTGGACGCGATGCTGGGCGTCCTGACGATGCGCCGGACCGACGGCAGCCGCCCGGCTCAGGCCGTGGTCGTCAGCCGGATCGACTTCCTGCCTCAGATCGAGCAGCTCCCGAACCTGCGTACCGCTTGGGAGACGACCCACGTAGTGGTGCCGCCGATGACGCGGGACCAGCTGCGCGAGGCCGTCACCCGCCCGCTGGAGGGGCACGCGGGCATCCGCTTCGCCGACGGCCTGGTCGAACAACTGCTGCACGACACCCCGCGCGGTGCGGCCGCGCTGCCCATGCTGGAGTACACCCTGAGCCAGCTGTGGGCACGGCAGGAGCGCGGTGTGCTCACCGCCACCGCCTACCAGGAGCTCGGTGGCGTCGAGGGAGCGCTGGTCGGCAACGCGGAACGCACCCTGTGGGAGTGGGCGGACAGTTCCGAGCACGAGGCGCTGGAGCGGATCTTCATCCAGCTGGTCCGCCCCGCCGAGCGGCTGGACGCCGGGGAGCACGGCCCCGACATGCCCAGGGTCGCCGACCGCACGCAGTTCTCGGAGCACGACTGGTCGTTGATCCACCGGCTGGCCAGCACCCGTCTGGTCGTCGTGACCCGCCGCCCGAACGGGCTGGACACGGCTGAACTCGCGCACCAGGCGCTGGTGGAGAGCTGGCCGCGGCTGCAGGGCTGGGTCGAGCGCAACCGCGACTTCCGGAGCTGGCAGGAGGAGCTCCGGCGCACCGTGCGCGCCTGGCGGGAACGGGGACGGCCGCGGGAACTCACCCTCGACCGGCACCGGATCGACGAGGCGAAGCGGTGGCTCGCCGCCCGGGCACCCGAAGTCTCCGCCGAAGAAGCCGAGTTCGTCGAGGCCAGTATCCGGGCCCAGCAGCGCATCTCCCGCCGGCGCCGCCTCGTCCTGGCCGGGTTCGCACTCCTGGCCGCCCTCGTCGTCGTCGCGTCCGGCCTTGCCGCGCTCAACGCGCGAACGAGCGACCAGCAGCGCGATCTGGCCGCCACCCGGCGACTGATCAGCGAGAGCCAGGTCAAGGCCGGCACCGACCCCGTTCTGGCCGCGCGCCTCGCCCTGGCCGCTCAGCGCATCCACCCCACAGCCGACACCCGCGCCCGGCTCCTGAGCACCCTCACCGCACCCTCGCGCGCCACTCTCACCGGTCACACCAGCCCGGTGAGCTCGGTGACCGTCAGCCCGGACGGAGACACCCTGGCCACCGGCAGCCGTGATCGGACGGTGCGGCTGTGGGACCTGCGGACCCACCGCCGGCTGGCCACCCTCACCGGCCACGGCCGCTCGGTGGGCTCGGTGGCCTTCAGCCCGGACGGGAAGACCCTGGCCAGCGGGGGTGAGGACCGGACGGTGCGGCTGTGGGACGTCCGTACCCGGCGTTGGTCGGCAACCCTCCCCGGCTCCACGAGCAGCCCCGTGGTCTTCAGTCCGGGTGGAGACGTTCTGGCCACGGGCGGTGAACAAGGGACGGTGCGGCTGTGGGACGTCCGGACCCGGCGTCCCCTGGCCACCCTCAGGAGCCACGGCCGTTCCTCGGCGCCGAGGGTGGCGTTCAGTCCGGACGGCAAGACCCTCGTCACCGGCGGCAGCCTGGAGCGGACGGTGCGGCTGTGGGACGTACGGACCCACCGTCAGAAGGCCACCCTCAAGGGCCACACCGGCAAGGTCCAGTCGGTGGCTTTCAGCCCGGACGGGAAGACCCTCGCCACCGGCGCCAACGACTCCACGGTGCACCTGTGGGACGTCCGGACCCGCCGTTCGTCGGCCACCCTCACCGGCCACACCGGCAGCGTGTGGTCGGTGGCCTTCAGCCCGGACGGAAAAACCTTGGCCACCGGCGGTCAGGACCGGACGGTGCGGCTGTGGGACGTACGCGCCCGCCGTGCGCTGGTGTACTTTCCCGGCCACGCCGACCAGGTGAACTCGGTGGCCTTCAGTCCGGACGGGGAGACCCTCGCCACCGGCGGCAACGAGGCCGCGGTGCGGTTGTGGGGCATGAGGGCCGGCCGTCCGCTGGCCACCTTCACCAGACAGGGGGAAGGGGGCCGTTCGGTGGCCTTCAGCCCGGACGGAAGGACCGTGGCCGCCGTCAGTGACGAGCGGAGGGTGCGGCTGTGGGACGTCCGGACCCGCCGTCGTCTCGCCACCCTCACCGGAGAGAGCGGCTCCGGCCGTTCCATGGCGTTCAGCCCGGACGGCAAGACGCTGGCCACCGGCAGTGACGAGCGGACGGTGCGGCTGTGGGACGTCCGGACCCGCCGTTCGCGAGCCATCCCCACCGGCCACACCGGCGGAGTGTGGTCGGCGGCGTTCAGTCCCGACGGGAAGATCCTGGCCACCGGCAGTCACATCGACCGGACGGTGCAGCTGTGGGATGTACGGACCCGCCGCCGCCTCGCTGTCCTCAGCAGCTCGTTCGGACCGGTCGTCTTCAGTCCGGACGGCAAGATCCTGGCCACGGCCAGTGGCGAGCGGACGGTGGGACTGTGGGACGTGCGGACCCGCCGCCCGCTGGGCACCCTCACCGGCCACACCGGCCGGGTGCCCTCGATCGTCTTCAGCCCCGACGGGAAAACCGTGGCGACGGGGAGCTGGGACAGCACGGTGCGGCTGTGGGACGTGAGGACCCGCCGTTCGCTGGTCACCTTTGAGGGCCACACGGATTTTGTGCAATCGGTGGCCTTCGCGCCGGACGGAAGCACCCTCGCGAGCGGCGGCAGAGACGCCACGGCCCGGTTGTGGGACGTGAGGACCCACCGTCGTCTCGCCACCCTCACCGGCCACACCGGCACCGTGTGGTCGGTGGCCCTGAGCCGGGACGGAAACACCCTGGCCACGACCAGTGACGACCGGACGGTACGGCTGTGGGACGTCCGGACCCGCCGTCAGACGACCACCCTCACCGGCCACACCAGCACGGTGGCATCGGCGGTCTTCAGCCCGGACGGAAACACCCTGGCCACCAGCGGCTTCGACGAGACGGTGCTGTGGGACAGCGGGATGTTCAGCGATCTCCGCACCCTCATCGACGGGGTCTGCGCGATAGCGGGCCGGTCCATGACCCATCGAGAGTGGCGACAGCACGTACCCGCGGGTGTGGAATACCGGCGGATCTGCCCATGA
- a CDS encoding helix-turn-helix transcriptional regulator: MPEKNTELADFLRRARSQCDASRAGLPADGRVRRVPGLRREEVAFLAGVSTDYYTRLEQGRRIVPSPSVVDAIGRALGLDRAGRAHLADLIGPEAAAARPRTRPVQRVRPGLYQLLDALGDVPALVLGRRTDVLAQNRLGKALFTDFERFPASRRNYARWMFLDDAARSLFVDWEEQARAAVENLRLEAGAGPADRATIDLIAELREAGPEFALWWDEHRVHQRTHGSKRLRHPVVGDLTVEYETLTLPGDPDTTLFVYSAEANSPSQRALSLLASWSLTGDSA; this comes from the coding sequence ATGCCGGAGAAGAACACCGAACTGGCGGACTTCCTGCGCCGTGCACGGAGCCAGTGCGACGCGTCGCGAGCCGGCCTGCCCGCCGACGGTCGCGTGCGTCGCGTGCCGGGGCTGCGGCGCGAGGAGGTCGCGTTCCTGGCCGGTGTGTCGACCGACTACTACACGCGTCTCGAACAGGGACGGCGGATCGTTCCCTCCCCGTCGGTGGTGGACGCCATCGGCCGCGCACTCGGGCTGGACCGGGCGGGCCGCGCTCACCTGGCCGACCTGATCGGTCCGGAGGCCGCGGCTGCGCGGCCGCGTACGCGTCCTGTCCAGCGAGTCCGTCCCGGGCTGTACCAGTTGCTCGACGCGCTCGGCGACGTGCCGGCCCTGGTGCTGGGGCGCCGCACCGACGTGCTCGCGCAGAACCGCCTGGGAAAGGCGCTGTTCACCGACTTCGAGCGGTTCCCCGCGTCCCGGCGCAACTACGCCCGGTGGATGTTCCTCGACGACGCGGCACGGTCGCTGTTCGTCGACTGGGAGGAACAGGCCCGCGCGGCGGTGGAGAACCTCCGTTTGGAGGCGGGGGCCGGCCCCGCCGACCGGGCGACGATCGACCTGATCGCCGAACTGCGCGAGGCCGGCCCGGAGTTCGCCCTGTGGTGGGACGAGCACCGAGTCCATCAGCGGACGCACGGCTCCAAGCGGCTGCGCCATCCCGTGGTCGGAGACCTCACCGTCGAGTACGAGACCCTGACGCTGCCCGGGGACCCCGATACGACGCTGTTCGTCTACTCGGCCGAGGCGAACTCGCCGTCGCAGCGGGCCCTGAGCCTTCTCGCCAGCTGGTCACTGACCGGCGACAGCGCTTGA
- a CDS encoding type 1 glutamine amidotransferase domain-containing protein — protein MSRILIVMSAADRWERTDGTSYPTGYWAEELAAPHLEFTEAGYEVDFASPGGAPQPLDEHSADPALAGPDCARYVEHARKALTAFGPLIPLSEVEPADYAGVVLPGGHGPVVDLHRDADLGRVLRRFDDAGALIGAVCHGPAGLLSAIDPDGSWRFAGRRMTAFTDEEERIFGTAEGAPWLLASRLREWGARHEGGAPYQQYNVRDGNLFTGQNPASSTRLAEDMIAAHGARPVL, from the coding sequence ATGAGCAGGATCCTGATCGTCATGTCCGCCGCCGACCGGTGGGAGCGCACGGACGGCACGTCCTACCCGACGGGCTACTGGGCTGAGGAACTGGCCGCCCCGCACTTGGAGTTCACCGAGGCCGGATACGAGGTCGACTTCGCCTCGCCGGGCGGAGCCCCGCAGCCCCTCGACGAGCACAGTGCGGACCCGGCGCTCGCCGGCCCGGACTGTGCCCGGTACGTCGAGCACGCCCGGAAGGCGCTGACCGCGTTCGGTCCGCTCATTCCGCTCAGCGAGGTCGAGCCCGCCGACTACGCGGGCGTCGTGCTGCCCGGGGGCCACGGCCCGGTGGTCGACCTCCACCGGGACGCCGACCTCGGCCGCGTCCTGCGCCGGTTCGACGACGCCGGCGCCCTGATCGGTGCCGTGTGCCACGGCCCCGCGGGCTTGCTCAGCGCCATCGACCCCGACGGAAGCTGGCGCTTCGCAGGCCGCCGGATGACCGCGTTCACCGATGAGGAGGAGCGGATCTTCGGGACCGCCGAGGGGGCGCCCTGGCTCCTGGCGTCCCGGCTGCGCGAGTGGGGAGCCCGGCACGAGGGCGGAGCGCCGTACCAGCAGTACAACGTCCGGGACGGAAACCTGTTCACCGGCCAGAACCCCGCTTCGAGCACGCGCCTGGCCGAGGACATGATCGCGGCCCACGGCGCCCGGCCAGTGCTCTGA
- a CDS encoding DUF1772 domain-containing protein, with protein sequence MLNALEVFTTVVVGVMVGVEFSVAFVINPILNALPDDSGQLGRAHGGRMLGAVMPVWYITSLVLVAVWAVAGRHHHGTGLVVTAGVLLALSVIMSILLLVPINNRGRTWTPDNRPADWKQQMNRWDRLHYVRVAVIIAAFALLAAALA encoded by the coding sequence ATGCTCAACGCACTCGAGGTGTTCACCACCGTGGTCGTCGGCGTGATGGTGGGGGTGGAGTTCTCCGTCGCCTTCGTCATCAACCCGATCCTCAACGCGCTCCCCGACGACAGTGGCCAACTCGGCCGCGCCCACGGGGGACGCATGCTCGGCGCCGTGATGCCGGTCTGGTACATCACCTCGCTCGTCCTCGTCGCGGTCTGGGCCGTCGCCGGACGGCACCACCACGGCACCGGCCTCGTCGTCACCGCCGGCGTGCTGCTGGCCCTCAGCGTGATCATGTCGATCCTGCTGCTCGTCCCGATCAACAACCGGGGCAGGACCTGGACCCCCGACAACCGGCCCGCCGACTGGAAGCAGCAGATGAACCGCTGGGACCGCCTCCACTACGTCCGCGTCGCCGTCATCATCGCCGCCTTCGCCCTGCTGGCCGCCGCCCTCGCCTGA
- a CDS encoding TetR/AcrR family transcriptional regulator: MSVQERKERERADRERLIVATARELAEQQGWDAVTTRRLAERIEYSQPVLYSHFRGKREIIGAVALEGAAEMAAALRAATRAANGPRARVSALARAYLDFAERNPAVYDAMFRLDGGLAFAHEDTPEPLKDAFAALLENLDEVAGDGVHPGLFTEVFWAALHGLATLTRAGRLPPGDAEQRVELLVERLAMV, translated from the coding sequence ATGTCGGTACAGGAGCGCAAGGAGCGCGAACGGGCGGACCGCGAACGCCTCATCGTGGCGACGGCCCGCGAACTCGCCGAGCAGCAGGGCTGGGACGCGGTCACCACGCGCCGGCTCGCCGAACGCATCGAGTACAGCCAGCCCGTCCTCTACAGCCACTTCCGCGGCAAGCGGGAGATCATCGGCGCCGTCGCCCTCGAAGGCGCCGCCGAGATGGCCGCGGCGCTGAGAGCCGCGACCCGCGCCGCGAATGGCCCGCGCGCCCGGGTCTCCGCCCTGGCCCGCGCCTATCTCGACTTCGCCGAACGCAACCCGGCGGTCTACGACGCCATGTTCCGGCTCGACGGCGGCCTGGCGTTCGCCCACGAGGACACCCCGGAGCCGCTGAAGGACGCCTTCGCCGCCCTGCTGGAGAACCTCGACGAGGTCGCCGGGGACGGCGTCCACCCGGGACTGTTCACCGAGGTCTTCTGGGCGGCCCTGCACGGGCTGGCCACCCTGACCCGAGCCGGACGGCTGCCGCCGGGGGACGCCGAGCAGAGGGTAGAGCTGCTGGTGGAACGGCTGGCCATGGTCTGA
- a CDS encoding type II toxin-antitoxin system RelE/ParE family toxin — MSWAIKVTGEYAEWFRLLIKEDLSSASQVAQAVAALREAGPTLGRPLVDRLKGSGLHHLKELRPGSGGRTEIRIIFAFDPTRSALLLLGGDKAGNWDRWYRDNIPLAERLYHDYVGDED, encoded by the coding sequence TTGAGCTGGGCGATCAAGGTCACTGGTGAGTACGCCGAGTGGTTCAGGCTTCTGATCAAGGAAGATCTGAGTTCGGCCTCCCAGGTCGCGCAGGCTGTGGCTGCCTTGCGCGAGGCTGGGCCGACCTTGGGACGCCCCCTTGTAGACCGGCTGAAGGGCTCAGGGCTACATCACCTGAAGGAGCTGAGGCCGGGATCGGGCGGGCGCACTGAAATCCGGATCATCTTCGCCTTCGATCCGACTCGCTCAGCCCTGCTGCTGCTGGGCGGTGACAAGGCCGGAAACTGGGATCGCTGGTACCGCGACAACATTCCGCTGGCCGAGCGGCTCTACCACGACTACGTCGGCGACGAGGACTGA
- a CDS encoding helix-turn-helix domain-containing protein, with protein sequence MPKKAAQDWEALEQELYEAGVEPAEVEAGSRRLLAEARGHQLAEARKQSGLTQRDVATRMGVSVARISQIEHGEGATLDVITRYVEALGGRLDLVADFGDHTLRMPASGNQGSAAA encoded by the coding sequence ATGCCCAAGAAAGCCGCGCAGGACTGGGAAGCCCTGGAGCAGGAGCTGTACGAGGCCGGTGTGGAGCCCGCCGAGGTGGAGGCAGGGTCTCGCCGGCTTCTCGCCGAAGCACGTGGCCACCAGCTCGCCGAGGCACGCAAGCAGTCGGGGTTGACCCAGCGGGATGTGGCGACCCGAATGGGAGTCAGCGTCGCCCGGATTTCCCAGATCGAACACGGTGAGGGCGCCACCCTGGACGTCATCACCCGCTACGTGGAGGCACTCGGTGGGAGGCTGGATCTGGTCGCGGACTTCGGCGACCACACCCTGCGCATGCCGGCCAGCGGCAACCAGGGCAGTGCGGCGGCGTAG